One genomic segment of Hordeum vulgare subsp. vulgare chromosome 2H, MorexV3_pseudomolecules_assembly, whole genome shotgun sequence includes these proteins:
- the LOC123425275 gene encoding uncharacterized protein LOC123425275, with translation MSNDKDTLDLSALGAAVPNAAGSFAAPAPHLSVAAVCGLSYRFLWWWFDADLSAEDKANLVESIKNTLQGLAARHTDVLESLEPKVRKRVEALREIQSAAGPNGSQAMAEFIGSAVPNGVASFINVGHSAALGSIGDVTGFGQDQQFTAVQMLFRSYEAAEPITRLGLNGSYEDDKLSHLEHVS, from the exons ATGAGCAACGACAAGGACACCCTCGACCTCTCCGCCCTCGGCGCCGCCGTCCCCAATGCCGCTGGTTCGTTCGCCGCTCCCGCTCCCCACCTCTCTGTTGCTGCTGTTTGCGGGCT GTCTTACCGGTTTCTGTGGTGGTGGTTCGATGCAGATCTCAGCGCCGAGGACAAGGCCAACCTCGTGGAGTCGATTAAG AACACGCTGCAGGGATTGGCGGCCCGGCACACGGACGTGCTCGAGAGCCTGGAGCCCAAGGTCAGGAAGCGGGTCGAGGCGCTCAGAGAGATCCAG TCAGCGGCAGGGCCAAACGGGTCGCAGGCGATGGCGGAGTTCATCGGCAGCGCTGTCCCGAACGGCGTGGCGAGCTTCATCAACGTGGGACACTCCGCGGCGCTCGGCTCCATCGGCGACGTGACGGGCTTCGGGCAAGACCAGCAGTTCACGGCTGTGCAGATGCTGTTCAGGAGCTACGAGGCGGCCGAGCCCATCACGAGGCTGGGGCTGAACGGCAGCTACGAG gatgacaagttgtcgcatctcgagcatgtctcatag
- the LOC123429457 gene encoding peroxidase-like, which yields MAASASCISLVVLVALSTAASAQLSPTFYSASCPGALATIKSAVAAAVSRDPRMGASLLRLHFHDCFVQGCDASVLLSGNEQNAGPNAGSLRGFDVIDSIKAQVEAVCRQTVSCADILAVAARDSVVALGGPSWTVPLGRRDSTTANAGLANSDLPGPGSSRAQLEAAFLKKGLNTVDMVALSGAHTIGRAQCSSFRSRIYGGDTNINAAYAASLRANCPQSGGNGNLASLDTTTPNTFDNAYYKDLLSQKGLMHSDQVLFNGDTTDNTVRNFASNPAAFTSAFTTAMIKMGNIAPLTGTQGQVRLTCSKVNS from the exons ATGGCCGCCTCTGCCTCTTGCATTTCTCTGGTGGTGCTCGTGGCCCTGTCAACGGCGGCGTCGGCGCAGCTGTCCCCGACGTTCTACAGCGCGTCATGCCCCGGGGCGCTGGCCACCATCAAGAGCGCCGTGGCGGCCGCCGTGAGCAGGGACCCTCGCATGGGCGCCTCGCTGCTCAGGCTGCACTTCCACGACTGCTTTGTCCAA GGCTGCGACGCGTCTGTTCTGCTGTCCGGCAACGAGCAGAACGCGGGTCCGAACGCAGGGTCACTGAGGGGCTTCGACGTCATCGATAGCATCAAGGCGCAGGTCGAGGCCGTGTGCAGGCAGACGGTCTCCTGCGCCGacatcctcgccgtcgccgcccgtgACTCCGTCGTCGCC CTCGGAGGCCCGTCATGGACAGTTCCACTGGGAAGAAGGGACTCGACCACCGCAAACGCAGGTTTGGCAAACAGCGATCTCCCTGGCCCTGGCTCCAGCCGGGCACAGCTCGAGGCCGCGTTCCTCAAGAAGGGCCTGAACACGGTCGACATGGTGGCCCTCTCCGGCGCGCACACCATCGGGCGGGCGCAGTGCAGCTCCTTCCGCTCCCGGATCTACGGCGGCGACACCAACATCAACGCCGCCTACGCCGCGTCGCTCCGGGCCAACTGCCCCCAGTCCGGCGGCAACGGCAACCTGGCGTCGCTGGACACGACGACGCCCAACACTTTCGACAACGCCTACTACAAGGACCTGCTGTCCCAGAAGGGCCTCATGCACTCGGACCAGGTGCTCTTCAACGGCGACACCACCGACAACACCGTCCGCAACTTCGCGTCCAACCCGGCCGCGTTCACCAGCGCCTTCACGACGGCCATGATCAAGATGGGCAACATCGCGCCGCTCACCGGGACGCAGGGCCAGGTCAGGCTCACCTGCTCCAAGGTGAACTCCTGA